Proteins from a single region of Amorphus orientalis:
- the recJ gene encoding single-stranded-DNA-specific exonuclease RecJ: MVNETGSSGRSPPGDDAPVLLGVRSSATGRSWRARLGPAQEIEARAIAQRHGLPEIVGRVLAGRGVDCDGTESFLAPSLKTLLPDPSTVTDCEAAAERLADSIERGERVAVFADYDVDGATSAAILVRALRAFGLDPIIYVPDRVSEGYGPTVEAVRHLSESADLLVAVDCGSAAHDPFEAARTAGMDVVVIDHHPVGETLAPARAIVNPNRQDDLSGLGHLAAVGVTFVVLVALNRAIRARRGAAAARAPDLLGFLDLVALGTVCDVVPLAGLNRAFVVKGLQLMRQRINPGLTALSDCARLSGPPEAYHLGFLLGPRINAGGRIGEAGLGARLLTSDDAASAARIAVELDRLNRERQAVEAAALQEAEAMLLPLATAGELPPVIVVAAPTWHIGVVGLVASRLKERYRRPVFAIAFDEEGKGVGSGRSVAGVDLGLAVREAFAEGLLIKGGGHAMAAGLTVAQDRLGDLTDWITARLAGDVEAARGSDGLSVDGVLSPGGATTDLIGLLERAGPFGAKHPEPVFAFGDLLVDTVAEVGDAHLRASFKAEDGARLDAMAFRARGTDLGDTLVRSRGAPLQVAGGLMLDTFRGPPKVRLKLTDVAIKS; encoded by the coding sequence ATGGTGAACGAAACGGGTTCGTCCGGGCGCTCCCCTCCGGGAGATGACGCGCCGGTGCTGCTGGGCGTTCGGTCGTCCGCGACCGGCCGCTCTTGGCGTGCGCGGCTTGGTCCGGCCCAGGAGATCGAGGCGCGTGCCATCGCCCAGCGGCACGGCCTGCCGGAAATCGTCGGCCGGGTCCTGGCCGGCCGGGGCGTGGACTGCGACGGCACCGAATCGTTTCTGGCGCCCAGCCTGAAAACGCTGCTGCCCGACCCATCCACCGTCACCGACTGCGAAGCGGCGGCCGAACGGCTTGCCGATTCGATCGAGCGCGGGGAGCGCGTCGCCGTGTTCGCCGACTACGACGTGGACGGCGCGACATCGGCGGCGATCCTGGTCCGGGCGTTGCGCGCTTTCGGCCTCGATCCGATTATCTACGTGCCCGACCGGGTCAGCGAGGGCTACGGCCCGACGGTCGAGGCCGTCCGCCATCTCTCCGAATCCGCCGACTTGCTCGTCGCCGTCGACTGCGGGAGTGCGGCCCACGACCCGTTCGAGGCCGCGCGCACGGCCGGGATGGACGTGGTCGTGATCGACCATCATCCGGTCGGCGAGACGCTGGCGCCGGCACGCGCCATCGTGAACCCGAACCGGCAGGACGACCTGTCGGGTCTCGGGCATCTTGCCGCCGTCGGCGTGACCTTCGTGGTGCTGGTCGCTCTCAATCGCGCCATTCGGGCGCGACGAGGTGCGGCCGCCGCCCGGGCACCCGATCTGCTGGGCTTCCTGGATCTCGTGGCGCTCGGAACAGTCTGCGACGTGGTGCCGCTTGCCGGGCTCAACCGGGCCTTCGTCGTCAAGGGCCTGCAGCTGATGCGGCAGCGGATCAATCCCGGCCTGACGGCGCTTTCCGACTGTGCGCGTCTCTCCGGCCCGCCGGAAGCCTATCATCTGGGATTTCTGCTGGGGCCGCGGATCAATGCCGGCGGACGGATCGGCGAGGCGGGGCTCGGCGCACGGCTCCTGACCAGCGACGATGCGGCATCGGCGGCGCGGATCGCCGTCGAGCTCGACCGGCTGAACCGGGAGCGACAGGCCGTGGAGGCGGCGGCACTCCAGGAAGCCGAAGCCATGCTTTTGCCGCTCGCGACGGCGGGCGAGCTGCCGCCGGTCATCGTGGTTGCCGCGCCGACCTGGCATATCGGCGTGGTCGGGCTGGTCGCCTCGCGTCTCAAGGAACGCTACCGGCGGCCGGTGTTCGCGATTGCTTTCGATGAAGAGGGGAAGGGTGTCGGCTCCGGGCGCTCGGTCGCCGGCGTCGACCTCGGACTTGCCGTGCGCGAGGCGTTTGCCGAAGGGTTGCTGATTAAGGGCGGCGGGCACGCGATGGCGGCCGGCCTCACCGTGGCCCAGGACCGGCTCGGAGACCTGACCGACTGGATCACCGCGCGGCTCGCCGGCGACGTCGAGGCCGCGCGCGGCTCGGACGGACTCAGCGTCGACGGCGTCCTGTCGCCCGGCGGAGCGACCACCGACCTGATCGGCCTGCTTGAACGGGCCGGGCCGTTCGGGGCCAAACATCCCGAACCGGTGTTCGCATTCGGCGACCTGCTCGTCGACACGGTTGCGGAGGTGGGCGACGCGCACCTGCGCGCCTCGTTCAAGGCCGAAGACGGCGCGCGGCTCGACGCCATGGCGTTCCGCGCGCGCGGGACCGATCTGGGCGACACACTGGTCCGGTCGCGGGGCGCGCCCCTCCAGGTGGCCGGCGGGCTGATGCTGGACACGTTCCGCGGGCCGCCGAAGGTCCGGCTCAAACTCACCGACGTCGCCATCAAGAGCTGA
- the glpX gene encoding class II fructose-bisphosphatase gives MGAERKGLRHDEAVLDRILTLEVVRVTERAAVAAAKLRGRGDEKAADQAAVDAMRRELNHLPIDGEVVIGEGERDEAPMLYIGEKVGTKQGPKVDIALDPLEGTTICAKNLPNSLAVLAVAEGGSLLNAPDVYMEKIAVGPGYPPDLIDLDTPPAEQIAAVAKAKGCAINEVAACILDRPRHAKLIEEVRSTGAAIRLIGDGDIAGVIHTTNPEDTGIDIYMGIGGAPEGVLAAAALRCIGGQMQGRLVINKDEQRERAERMGVTDIHKKYSMEEMASGDVYFAATGVTDGNLLQGVRFGRETVTTHTVVMRSSTRTVRWIKATHANLEKFKLD, from the coding sequence ATGGGTGCTGAGCGAAAGGGTCTGCGTCACGACGAGGCCGTCCTGGACCGGATCCTGACGCTCGAGGTCGTCCGCGTCACCGAGCGCGCCGCCGTGGCGGCCGCCAAGCTTCGGGGGCGGGGAGACGAGAAGGCCGCCGACCAGGCTGCCGTCGACGCGATGCGCCGCGAGCTGAACCACCTGCCCATCGACGGCGAGGTCGTGATCGGCGAGGGCGAGCGCGACGAAGCACCGATGCTCTATATCGGCGAGAAGGTCGGTACCAAGCAGGGCCCGAAGGTCGACATCGCCCTCGATCCGCTCGAGGGCACCACGATCTGCGCCAAGAACCTGCCGAACTCGCTCGCCGTTCTGGCCGTCGCGGAGGGCGGAAGCCTTCTGAACGCGCCGGACGTCTACATGGAGAAGATCGCCGTCGGCCCGGGCTACCCGCCCGATCTGATCGATCTCGACACGCCGCCGGCCGAGCAGATCGCGGCGGTGGCCAAGGCCAAGGGCTGCGCGATCAACGAGGTCGCGGCCTGCATTCTGGACCGTCCGCGCCACGCCAAGCTGATCGAGGAGGTCCGCTCGACCGGTGCTGCGATCCGGCTGATCGGCGACGGCGACATTGCCGGCGTGATCCACACGACGAACCCGGAAGACACCGGGATCGACATCTACATGGGGATCGGCGGCGCGCCGGAAGGCGTGCTGGCCGCTGCGGCGCTGCGCTGCATCGGCGGACAGATGCAGGGCCGGCTCGTCATCAACAAAGACGAGCAGCGCGAACGCGCCGAGCGGATGGGTGTCACCGACATCCACAAGAAATACTCGATGGAAGAGATGGCGTCGGGCGACGTCTATTTCGCCGCGACCGGCGTCACCGACGGAAACCTGCTCCAGGGCGTCCGGTTCGGGCGCGAGACGGTCACGACGCACACGGTCGTGATGCGCTCGTCCACGCGGACCGTCCGCTGGATCAAGGCGACCCACGCGAACCTCGAGAAGTTCAAGCTCGATTGA
- a CDS encoding homoserine dehydrogenase — MKPVLKVGLAGLGTVGASVVRLLARRSDELAAACGRSIEVVAVSARDRQKDRGVDLSAVRWYDDPVALARDADIDVFVELMGGEGDPADAAVRAALSGGRAVVTANKALLARHGTELARLAEANSVSLSFEAAVAGGIPVVKTMREALLANRVDRVYGILNGTCNYILTRMEAEGLGFEECLAEAQRLGYAEADPTFDIDGFDAAHKLAILTSLAFGTEVDGEAVYVEGIRSIETADLDAADELGFRIKLLGVAIRAGDGIECRVHPTMVPKSSAIARIDGVLNAVAIDGDALGEIILVGPGAGGDATASAVIADLADIARGDTVPPMGRAAHRLEPYSRARMRRHAGGYYIRLSVADRPGAFAAIATRMAEKGISLESIVQRRRKAGENSRASGGDATVQPVFLVTHDTTEEAVREALAAIAADSVIATEPQVIRIERLDDTTPSAQREV; from the coding sequence ATGAAACCAGTCTTGAAAGTCGGCCTTGCCGGCCTCGGTACGGTAGGGGCGTCCGTCGTGCGTCTGCTGGCGCGGCGCAGCGACGAGCTCGCCGCCGCATGCGGCCGCTCCATCGAGGTCGTCGCCGTCAGCGCCCGCGATCGCCAGAAGGACCGTGGCGTCGATCTGTCCGCCGTGCGCTGGTACGACGATCCGGTCGCGCTCGCCCGTGACGCGGACATCGACGTGTTCGTGGAGCTGATGGGCGGCGAGGGCGATCCGGCGGATGCGGCCGTGCGGGCGGCGCTCTCCGGGGGCCGCGCTGTCGTCACCGCGAACAAGGCGCTGCTCGCCAGGCACGGAACCGAACTCGCCCGTCTGGCGGAAGCGAACAGCGTGTCGCTGTCCTTCGAGGCGGCGGTCGCCGGCGGCATTCCGGTGGTCAAGACCATGCGCGAAGCGCTGCTCGCCAACCGGGTCGACCGCGTCTACGGGATCCTGAACGGCACCTGCAATTACATCCTGACACGGATGGAAGCGGAAGGCCTCGGCTTCGAGGAGTGCCTCGCGGAGGCCCAGCGCCTCGGCTACGCGGAAGCCGATCCGACCTTCGACATCGACGGGTTCGACGCAGCCCACAAGCTGGCCATCCTGACCAGTCTCGCCTTCGGCACCGAGGTCGACGGCGAAGCGGTCTATGTGGAGGGCATCCGGTCGATCGAGACGGCCGATCTCGATGCGGCCGACGAACTCGGCTTCCGGATCAAGCTGCTCGGCGTGGCGATCCGCGCCGGCGACGGCATCGAGTGCCGCGTGCATCCGACGATGGTGCCGAAATCGTCCGCGATCGCGCGGATCGACGGGGTGCTCAACGCCGTTGCCATCGACGGGGACGCGCTCGGCGAGATCATCCTGGTGGGGCCGGGTGCAGGCGGAGATGCCACCGCGTCGGCGGTGATCGCCGACCTGGCCGACATCGCCCGCGGCGACACCGTGCCGCCGATGGGGCGCGCCGCGCACCGGCTGGAGCCGTACTCGCGGGCACGGATGCGGCGTCATGCGGGCGGGTACTATATCCGCCTTTCGGTGGCCGATCGGCCGGGCGCCTTCGCGGCGATCGCGACCCGGATGGCGGAAAAAGGGATCTCCCTGGAATCCATCGTCCAGCGCCGCCGCAAGGCGGGGGAAAACAGTCGCGCGAGCGGCGGCGACGCCACAGTGCAGCCTGTATTCCTCGTCACCCACGACACGACCGAGGAAGCGGTGCGCGAGGCGCTTGCAGCGATCGCCGCAGACTCGGTAATTGCAACGGAACCACAAGTCATTCGAATCGAGCGCCTGGACGACACCACGCCGTCGGCGCAGCGGGAGGTATAA
- a CDS encoding LL-diaminopimelate aminotransferase, with amino-acid sequence MDDFHKVRRLPPYVFEQVNRLKAAARADGADIVDLGMGNPDLPTPQFIVDKLVETVNKPRTNRYSASRGIGGLRRAQAAYYDRRFGVRLDPDTQIVATLGSKEGFANMAQAITAPGDVVLTPNPSYPIHAFGFLMAGGAIRSVPAEPGPEYFHALERAVIHSIPKPIAVVLCYPSNPTACTASLDFYKDVIAFAKKHEIFVLSDLAYSEIYFDSPPPPSVLQVPGAMDVAVEFTSMSKTYSMPGWRMGFAVGNERLIAALARVKSYLDYGAFTPIQVAASAALNGGDEPIEEVRQIYRKRRDALVDSFGRAGWAIDPPKASMFAWARVPEPFRELGSLGFTKLLLEKAEVAVAPGVGFGEHGDEYVRIALVENEQRIRQAARNVRRFLESAEQTLHNVVPIGSRR; translated from the coding sequence ATGGACGACTTCCACAAGGTCAGACGGCTGCCGCCCTATGTGTTCGAGCAGGTGAACCGGCTCAAGGCAGCCGCACGAGCCGACGGCGCCGACATCGTCGATCTCGGCATGGGCAATCCGGACCTTCCGACGCCGCAGTTCATCGTCGACAAGCTGGTGGAGACCGTCAACAAGCCGCGCACCAACCGCTATTCCGCCTCGCGCGGGATCGGCGGTCTTCGCCGCGCCCAGGCCGCCTATTACGATCGCCGCTTCGGCGTGCGTCTGGATCCCGACACCCAGATCGTCGCGACGCTCGGGTCGAAGGAGGGCTTCGCCAACATGGCCCAGGCGATCACCGCGCCGGGCGATGTGGTGCTGACGCCGAACCCGAGCTATCCGATCCACGCGTTCGGGTTCCTGATGGCCGGCGGCGCGATCCGCTCGGTGCCGGCCGAGCCGGGCCCGGAATATTTCCACGCGCTGGAGCGGGCCGTGATCCACTCGATCCCGAAGCCGATCGCCGTGGTGCTGTGCTATCCGTCCAACCCGACGGCGTGCACGGCCTCGCTCGACTTCTATAAGGACGTGATCGCGTTCGCGAAGAAGCACGAGATCTTCGTGCTGTCGGATCTGGCCTATTCGGAGATCTATTTCGACAGCCCGCCGCCGCCCTCCGTTCTGCAGGTGCCGGGCGCGATGGACGTCGCGGTCGAATTCACCTCGATGTCCAAGACCTATTCGATGCCGGGGTGGCGCATGGGCTTCGCCGTCGGCAACGAGCGGCTGATCGCAGCGCTCGCGCGGGTCAAATCCTATCTCGACTACGGGGCGTTCACGCCGATCCAGGTGGCGGCGTCGGCCGCCCTCAACGGTGGCGACGAGCCGATCGAGGAGGTCCGCCAGATCTACCGCAAGCGCCGCGACGCGCTGGTCGACAGCTTCGGCCGGGCCGGCTGGGCGATTGACCCGCCGAAGGCCTCCATGTTCGCCTGGGCCAGGGTGCCCGAGCCGTTCCGCGAGCTGGGCAGCCTTGGCTTCACCAAGCTGCTGCTTGAGAAGGCGGAAGTCGCGGTCGCGCCGGGCGTCGGCTTCGGCGAGCATGGCGACGAGTATGTCCGTATCGCTCTGGTGGAGAACGAGCAGAGGATCCGGCAGGCAGCGCGCAATGTGCGTCGCTTCCTTGAATCGGCGGAGCAAACGTTGCACAACGTCGTGCCGATCGGTTCGCGCCGATAG
- the phaC gene encoding class I poly(R)-hydroxyalkanoic acid synthase, whose product MDQNRPDPILQYIVNNPEAFADNLAKVIEQGGKAIAAYLEPIEKGETTPSYGDEINDWVKTLSHVGQYWLSDPNRAMEAQTRLWAGYMSIWSSTLQKMAGEKADPAIEPDPKDKRFKDPEWSENQFFDFLKQVYLVTTRWAEDLVEEAEDIDEHTRHKAEFYVRQLANAMSPSNFIFTNPELLRATATSNGENLVRGMKMLAEDIERGGGKLRIRQTALKGFEVGETLATTPGKVIAQNEVRQLIQYSPTTETVKKKPVLVVPPWINKFYILDLTPEKSFIKWMVDEGYTVFVVSWVNPDANLAEKTFEDYMREGVIESFDLVQKATGEDKIDVIGYCVGGTLTAMTLAYMAETGDHRADTVTFLATQVDFKHAGDLKVFVDPEQLLSLEAHMREKGYLEGERMAAAFNLLRSNDLIWPYVVNNYVKGQEPFPFDLLYWNSDSTRMPAANHSFYLRNFYLENRLTEGTLTVGNHRISLGDVTIPVYNLATREDHIAPARSVFEGSRFFGGEVRYTLAGSGHIAGVVNPPSKNKYQFWSDAPVEGDYDDWLTRATEHAGSWWPDWRDWMQAHAKGEEVKARKPGGGKLKPIEDAPGSYVKVKS is encoded by the coding sequence ATGGACCAGAACCGACCAGACCCGATCCTCCAGTATATCGTCAACAATCCCGAGGCCTTTGCGGACAATCTCGCCAAGGTCATCGAACAGGGTGGGAAGGCGATCGCCGCCTATCTCGAACCGATCGAGAAGGGCGAGACGACGCCGAGTTACGGCGACGAGATCAACGACTGGGTGAAAACCCTTTCCCACGTCGGCCAGTACTGGCTCTCCGACCCGAACCGGGCAATGGAAGCCCAGACCCGGCTTTGGGCCGGCTACATGTCGATCTGGAGCTCGACGCTCCAGAAGATGGCCGGCGAGAAGGCCGACCCCGCGATCGAGCCGGATCCCAAGGACAAGCGCTTCAAGGATCCGGAATGGTCGGAGAACCAGTTCTTCGACTTCCTGAAGCAGGTCTACCTGGTGACGACCCGGTGGGCGGAGGACCTCGTCGAGGAAGCCGAGGACATCGACGAGCACACCCGCCACAAGGCGGAGTTCTACGTGCGGCAGCTCGCCAACGCGATGTCGCCGTCCAACTTCATCTTCACCAACCCGGAACTGCTGCGCGCGACCGCGACCTCGAACGGCGAAAATCTGGTGCGCGGCATGAAGATGCTCGCGGAGGACATCGAACGGGGGGGTGGAAAGCTCCGGATCCGGCAGACCGCGCTGAAGGGGTTCGAGGTCGGCGAGACCCTGGCCACGACGCCCGGCAAGGTGATTGCCCAGAACGAAGTCCGCCAGCTCATTCAATATTCGCCGACCACCGAGACGGTGAAGAAGAAGCCGGTCCTCGTTGTGCCGCCGTGGATCAACAAATTTTACATCCTCGACCTGACGCCGGAGAAATCCTTCATCAAGTGGATGGTGGACGAAGGCTACACGGTCTTCGTGGTCTCCTGGGTCAATCCGGACGCCAATCTCGCCGAGAAGACCTTCGAGGACTACATGCGCGAAGGCGTCATCGAGAGCTTCGACCTGGTGCAGAAGGCCACCGGCGAGGACAAGATCGACGTGATCGGCTACTGCGTGGGCGGGACGCTCACCGCGATGACCCTCGCCTACATGGCGGAGACCGGCGACCATCGGGCGGACACCGTCACCTTCCTGGCGACCCAGGTCGACTTCAAGCACGCAGGCGACCTGAAGGTCTTCGTCGATCCGGAACAGTTGCTCAGCCTGGAAGCGCACATGCGCGAGAAGGGCTACCTGGAGGGCGAGCGCATGGCCGCCGCTTTCAACCTGCTGCGCTCCAACGATCTGATCTGGCCCTACGTGGTCAACAACTACGTCAAGGGTCAGGAGCCCTTCCCGTTCGACCTGCTCTACTGGAACTCCGATTCCACGCGCATGCCGGCGGCGAACCATTCCTTCTATCTGCGCAACTTCTATCTCGAGAACCGCCTGACGGAAGGCACGCTCACCGTCGGCAACCACCGCATTTCGCTCGGGGACGTCACCATCCCCGTCTACAATCTCGCCACGCGGGAGGACCATATCGCGCCGGCCCGCTCCGTCTTCGAAGGTTCCAGATTCTTCGGAGGCGAGGTGCGCTACACCCTCGCCGGCTCCGGCCACATCGCCGGCGTGGTCAATCCGCCGTCCAAGAACAAGTATCAGTTCTGGTCCGATGCCCCGGTCGAGGGCGACTATGACGACTGGCTGACCCGCGCCACCGAACATGCCGGCTCCTGGTGGCCGGATTGGCGGGACTGGATGCAGGCCCACGCAAAGGGCGAAGAGGTGAAGGCGCGCAAGCCAGGCGGCGGCAAGCTGAAACCCATCGAGGATGCGCCCGGCAGTTACGTGAAAGTGAAGTCCTGA
- a CDS encoding DUF2165 family protein, which yields MLMIRVSKILLTAGLAGFCFLVTLGNLADYGTNWQFVHHVLSMDTIFPDSDLKWRAVRSEEAQRTAYALIIIAEGLTFLAFLAATIAMARRITASKAAFQRAKSVTAIGVTLGFLLWFVGFMTVGGEWFAMWQSEMWNGQEAAFRFYMTILAVGIYVFLDNDGERPQHL from the coding sequence ATGCTCATGATTCGCGTCTCCAAGATCCTGCTCACGGCCGGGCTTGCCGGGTTCTGTTTCCTGGTCACGCTCGGCAACCTCGCGGACTACGGCACCAACTGGCAGTTCGTGCATCACGTCCTGTCGATGGACACGATTTTTCCGGATTCCGACCTGAAATGGCGCGCCGTCCGCAGCGAGGAAGCCCAACGGACCGCCTATGCCCTCATCATTATTGCAGAGGGCCTCACCTTCCTCGCCTTTCTCGCCGCGACCATCGCCATGGCGCGCCGGATCACCGCGTCCAAGGCCGCCTTCCAGCGCGCCAAGAGCGTGACCGCGATCGGCGTAACCCTCGGCTTCCTGCTCTGGTTCGTCGGGTTCATGACCGTCGGTGGCGAATGGTTCGCCATGTGGCAGTCGGAGATGTGGAACGGACAGGAAGCGGCCTTCCGCTTCTACATGACGATCCTGGCCGTCGGCATCTACGTGTTTCTCGACAACGACGGCGAACGCCCCCAGCATCTGTGA
- a CDS encoding isocitrate lyase/PEP mutase family protein, which translates to MPDRAEKVDRLRALHQRDRAFVVPNPWDAGSARLLTAMGFEALATTSAGYAFSKGKRDSFAGLSRAEVLANAAEIVAATDLPVSADLEDGFGAAPEACAETIRKACDVGLAGGSIEDATGDETAPIYELSLAVDRVRAASEAAREAGFLLTARAENYLWEKPDLDDTIRRLQAFSEAGADVLYAPGLPDIDAIRAVCRAVDKPVNVVMGLQGKTYSVDELSEAGVRRISVGGSFARAAFGGLKRAAEEVMAHGTFTYAEDAMSGSELSRLMSQAKCDDRL; encoded by the coding sequence ATGCCGGACCGTGCGGAGAAGGTCGACCGTCTGAGAGCGCTTCATCAGCGGGACCGGGCCTTCGTCGTGCCCAATCCATGGGATGCCGGCTCCGCCCGCCTTCTGACCGCCATGGGGTTCGAGGCGCTGGCGACCACCAGTGCCGGCTACGCGTTCTCCAAGGGAAAGCGGGATTCGTTCGCCGGCCTCAGCCGCGCCGAGGTCCTGGCCAATGCCGCCGAGATCGTCGCTGCGACGGACCTTCCGGTCTCTGCCGACCTGGAAGACGGGTTCGGTGCCGCGCCGGAAGCGTGCGCAGAGACCATCCGGAAGGCGTGCGATGTCGGTCTGGCGGGCGGATCGATCGAGGATGCGACCGGAGACGAGACGGCTCCGATCTACGAGCTCTCGCTGGCGGTGGACCGGGTGCGTGCGGCGTCCGAGGCGGCGCGCGAGGCGGGCTTCCTGCTGACGGCGAGGGCGGAGAACTATCTCTGGGAGAAGCCCGATCTCGACGACACCATCCGACGGCTTCAGGCGTTTTCGGAGGCCGGCGCCGATGTCCTTTACGCTCCGGGCCTTCCCGATATCGATGCGATCAGGGCGGTCTGCCGCGCCGTCGACAAGCCGGTGAACGTGGTGATGGGCCTCCAGGGGAAGACCTACAGCGTCGACGAGCTGTCCGAAGCCGGCGTTCGCCGGATCAGCGTCGGCGGTTCGTTTGCCCGGGCAGCCTTCGGCGGATTGAAGCGGGCGGCGGAAGAGGTGATGGCCCACGGCACCTTCACCTACGCCGAAGACGCGATGTCCGGATCTGAGCTGAGCCGGCTGATGTCACAGGCCAAATGCGACGATCGGCTGTAA
- the argC gene encoding N-acetyl-gamma-glutamyl-phosphate reductase — MSKSYKIAVLGASGYTGSELVRLLLRHSGLEIAALSADSKAGKPMAEVFPQFAGVDLPELKKIDAIDLAEIDGVFCALPHGTTQEVISQTLAKKPNLKIVDLSADFRLADLDAYAEWYGHPHKAPELQAEAVYGLVEIHREKIRTARLVANPGCYTTTAELPVIALLQAGAIDPEEIVIDAKTGMTGAGRAAKEGMLFSEVSEGIHAYGVGKHRHMAELDQEFSEAAGKPVRPSFTPHLAPMNRGIYATTYVRGTGGTDAERMHGILADRYADEPFVTVLPFGQVPQSRHVRGSNMVQIGVVADRRPGRAIVISTLDNLVKGASGQAVQNMNLVLGLPETMGLEQVALFP, encoded by the coding sequence ATGTCCAAGTCCTACAAGATCGCCGTTCTCGGCGCCTCCGGTTACACCGGCTCCGAACTCGTCCGCCTGCTTCTGCGGCATTCCGGTCTGGAGATCGCCGCGCTGTCGGCCGATTCCAAGGCCGGCAAGCCGATGGCGGAGGTCTTCCCGCAGTTTGCCGGCGTCGACCTGCCGGAACTGAAGAAGATCGACGCGATCGACCTCGCCGAGATCGACGGGGTGTTCTGCGCGCTGCCGCACGGAACGACCCAGGAGGTCATCTCCCAGACGCTGGCCAAAAAGCCGAATCTGAAGATCGTCGACCTGTCGGCCGATTTCCGCCTGGCGGATCTGGACGCTTACGCGGAATGGTACGGCCATCCGCACAAGGCGCCGGAGCTACAGGCCGAGGCCGTGTACGGCCTCGTCGAGATCCACCGGGAGAAGATCCGCACCGCACGGCTGGTCGCCAATCCCGGCTGCTACACGACGACGGCCGAACTGCCCGTGATCGCGCTTCTGCAGGCCGGCGCCATCGATCCCGAAGAGATCGTGATCGACGCCAAGACCGGCATGACCGGGGCAGGGCGCGCCGCCAAGGAGGGGATGCTCTTCTCGGAGGTCTCGGAAGGCATCCATGCCTACGGGGTCGGCAAGCACCGCCACATGGCGGAGCTGGACCAGGAATTCTCCGAGGCGGCCGGCAAGCCCGTGCGGCCGAGCTTCACGCCGCATCTGGCGCCGATGAACCGCGGCATCTATGCGACCACCTATGTGCGGGGAACCGGTGGCACGGACGCCGAGCGCATGCACGGCATCCTCGCCGACCGCTACGCGGACGAGCCGTTCGTCACGGTCCTGCCGTTCGGACAGGTGCCGCAGTCGCGGCACGTGCGGGGCTCCAACATGGTGCAGATCGGGGTCGTCGCCGACCGGCGGCCGGGCCGGGCCATCGTCATCTCCACCCTGGACAACCTCGTGAAGGGCGCGTCCGGCCAGGCGGTGCAGAACATGAACCTGGTCCTCGGCCTGCCGGAGACGATGGGGCTGGAGCAGGTGGCGCTGTTCCCGTGA
- the speB gene encoding agmatinase: MSDPSLPRPTDNAFTGASVYGGSHEATYAGVTSFMRRRLTRDLRGVDLVVWGIPFDAAVSNRPGARFGPQAVRRASAIFDGDPQYPFEADPFETLAVIDYGDCALDYGFHDRVPGEIARQAGAILDAGCHLFSIGGDHFVTLPLLEAHAARHGPLGLVQFDAHQDTWPDLEGRIDHGSFVGRAVRAGLIDPDRSIQVGIRTHAPETCGIEIVDGDAVERLGVDGVIERIRTRVGTGPAYMTFDIDCLDPAFAPGTGTPVAGGLTSREAMIILRGLGDLDFVGGDVVEVAPAYDHADITAIAGATVAMSYVGLHAARRRKGTPAG; encoded by the coding sequence ATGAGCGATCCCTCGCTGCCGCGGCCGACGGATAATGCCTTCACCGGCGCGTCCGTCTATGGCGGCTCCCACGAAGCGACCTACGCCGGCGTGACGTCGTTCATGCGCCGCCGGCTGACGCGCGATCTGCGCGGCGTCGATCTCGTGGTGTGGGGCATTCCGTTCGATGCGGCCGTGTCGAACCGGCCGGGCGCGCGGTTCGGTCCCCAGGCCGTCCGTCGGGCGTCGGCGATCTTCGACGGCGATCCGCAGTATCCGTTCGAGGCCGATCCCTTCGAGACCCTGGCCGTGATCGACTATGGCGACTGCGCGCTGGACTACGGCTTCCATGACCGGGTGCCGGGGGAGATCGCGCGCCAGGCCGGCGCGATTCTCGATGCGGGCTGCCATCTGTTTTCCATCGGCGGGGACCATTTCGTGACGCTGCCGCTCCTGGAAGCCCACGCGGCGCGGCACGGGCCGCTGGGTCTGGTCCAGTTCGACGCCCATCAGGACACGTGGCCGGACCTGGAAGGGCGGATCGATCACGGCAGCTTCGTGGGCCGCGCGGTCCGCGCCGGTCTGATCGATCCGGACCGCTCGATCCAGGTGGGGATCCGGACCCATGCGCCGGAGACATGCGGGATCGAGATCGTCGACGGCGACGCCGTCGAACGGCTCGGGGTGGACGGCGTGATCGAGCGGATCAGGACGCGGGTCGGCACCGGGCCCGCGTATATGACGTTCGACATCGACTGCCTTGATCCGGCCTTCGCACCGGGGACGGGAACGCCGGTCGCCGGCGGGCTGACGAGCCGGGAGGCCATGATCATCCTGCGCGGGCTCGGAGATCTCGACTTCGTCGGCGGCGATGTCGTCGAGGTTGCCCCCGCCTACGATCATGCCGACATCACCGCGATCGCCGGCGCCACCGTCGCGATGAGCTATGTGGGGCTTCATGCGGCACGACGACGAAAGGGCACGCCCGCCGGTTGA